cttgggagtgaatatacatcaccaccagccaggacgcgatgtctattcatcactcccgacacttcggtaaagcttcttggggacttactcacacagcacagtgtgatctcgcgagatcacgtgtgctgtcagtcacagaaactttaccgaagtgtcgggagtgatgaatagacatcgcgtcctggctggagttgactattcactcccaagacacttcagtaaaattaatatgggagtatgtgactgcacatcgtgatcttgcatcgagtactgctaaaaatgaatggagagaagtgcatgacactgattggtcactaattggtcagcgtcatacactcctctgtaccatGCCCAgtcggtaaaaaagtaaaaacacacccagttgtctattaagaaagtaattaggataaatctaaaattgtgcataacttgctcaaaattgatcgtttttcaaaataaaaagcactgttatctacattacgcgcccatcagattatgtaagagatagggcacttataatttggtgacagagcctctttaactacaatGTAGCTAACTAAAATGAGCATAAACAAATACAAAAAGTAAAGTATCCAAAATTTAAAAATGAAAGCCTAATCTATGTGTCAGGTACCTTCCGTGTAGCAATCAGGCTTGTCATCAGGTCCCATAATCATATTTCCTTCTTCATCATATTGTGCAAAAGAACCTGGTGCACAGGTAGGAATAAATGGTTCTTCAGTAGTTGGTTCAACAGTAGTTGGTTCAGGTGTAGTAATAATGGTTGTTGTTGGAGGAAGGGTTGTAGTCATTGTTGTAGTTGGAGTGGTTGTCATCCTTGTGGTGGTAGGTCTTGTTGTTCTTGCTACTTCAAGACCCCTAAGAGGTCTCCCTCCAAGGCTCATAACTGGTCTGTCTTGAGCACTTGCCACAGGCTTGCTGAACCTTCCATGTCCAAAGAGTGGTAATCCATCAGGGCTGACAACTGGGGTGCCATTTAAATCTGTCAAGAATCAATAATATGAATGTACCAATAATGAATAAATGTCAACCTAGGAATGTATTAGCATTCCCTTATACCCACATGGTTTGTTTTGTCCCACTTCATTAAAAATAGCATCATGAGTTCCCATTTCTGATATTCATGTTAAGTTGAGACTACAACTTACCAACAATGGTTCGTCCATCTCCTCCCAACTTTACGCGAAGAGGCTTTCCTTGGGAATCCTGAAGATAACGTCCTTCGGTGTTAAGAATTACTCCTCGGTTTAGATCTACAACCTGAAAGGTTGGATAAATGAAAAATATGAATGAAATGAATGACTATAAATGATGCACCATCTAAAAGTAGTTTGAAGATCAGTGACGAAAAGTATTTTATACTTTGACTAATATACCCTTCTTACTATGAGTAATATATTGGGTGCATGTTAAGAAAACTCTTTAGGATGACAGCAAATATTGCCAACTTATTAGAAATTTATTAGAGAGTAAACAACTTTTTACAATATAGGCTGTAAACAATATAAAGCACCCAACAATATAACCAGTTGTAATGAGACAAACGCTTGTTTattggctgatcgtattgtttgtgcagcacaaaaataaatatcgttgtcggctgcacatcttcctgtgtaaacagagagatgtgctgccgacatgatggaaatgcatgaggacgtagtaacaatcgcttgtccccatacattactgatcatagctccttgtgaaaggggcaaacgagcgcccatcaatgagctatctcgttgatcggcgctcatttttacACCCAAAATTaactggtgtaaaaggacccttagtttCAAAATAATGAACACATTGATTGGACAGAATCTAACAAGAACTACTGACTAAAACAGTTCATCACAGATATCAGACAGTAATCATAGGTCTGACTTTAATACAGTATGGGTTATGCATGGCATAATGAAAAAACTTTACAAAAGGAGTATACAATTGCTCATTTCAACAAATACATGAAAGAGAATTATTCGACAACAACCTTTATGACCCAgtaaaaatattaatataataaatTGAATGGGTGCTAAATATAATAAACTGAATAGATATTTCCCATTAAAGACATTGGAAGTAAATCAGTAGACCTTCAATGTTAAATTAGTGGGGCTCCAAAGGCTGGGACACCAACCGTGTCCTAAAACAAAGGGACTACGGCAGCGGGTAAAAGCATAGAGGCCCCATTTGGCTTTTCCCTGAAATAATATCAGGGGCTGTTTTTTAATTCTCAGCAAAGAGCCCAGTAAGGAGTGAGGATGTGTCAGCAAATAGACTGCTATCAATGCCTCTAGGTGTGAAAATCTTTGTTAAtccaaaatttcaataaaaaccaGGGTTGTTGAGGTTCTTTTTTGGAAATCAGAATCTtcttaattaaaaaacaatatgcAACTTTAAACAAAGGGGATCTGAGTAAATATATAACAGCTTTATCAGAAACAATTGTAACCAAACCTTTCCTTTGATTTGCTAATTTGATATGGGGCCTTCATATCCCTGTTTGCTATATAATGAGCTTTAGGATGGGTGTAAAATAAACACCTCAAACATATATCCATAGAAGTGTAAACATTCCCCACAAGTTTCTATATGAGCACTGTGTCACAATTATTGAATATTCCAGAGGACATGAGTTACAAAGCCATTTCTAAGACTCTAGGACCACGTACTGGCAAAAAGATCTTTAAAAcgtaaatgtaaaaaagaaaagcatGTCGGAAATCATATCATCTTCATTTATCATCTCACCTTTTTACCCATGGTGGAAAATATTACATCATGTGATCAGTGATGTACAAGGATTATATATTTGGATATAGAAAGAGGGCCGTGGGTAACTGATACGCCCTAGGTCCTACATATACTATGACTGACCCTAATGTGGCCCTAATCGTGGACCCTAGTCCTCAGCTGAGTAATTGCCCAAAAAGGAGAACCACAATGATCTAGGACCACATTGATCTTTAATCAGGAAATATTTGGTACAGTGGTGAATCTTTGACAGGAGTGGACTAATAAAACTAATTCAATGGCTTATAAACAACTATCCCAGAAGATGTGTTGACATTAATTATACCTTTATGGGACATTTTGGTGCCCCTGGTCCCTCGTCAACCATACCTTAATCCGGACATTGTGAATTATAGAATGAGACTCCTGTTGAAAAAATTAGGAGGAAGCATGCACTGAATGGATCATTACTATTCATCTTGAGTATAAATTTATAAAGAACGTTGCCCTACCCACTTTGTTCCTTCTGGACCATAAATCATCCTCTGTCCATTAAGGCTTCCAGTATTTGAAGATGGTGTGTTCCCATTAGTATTAACCCTTGATGCCAAATTTGGTGTTCCACTATTACCTGGAAGATAAGCACAATGATTTAAAAACACTATGCGTTAAGAGAATACATCCATGATATTTTTGATTCAATGAAGAATATTCAGCTCTCAACCCCACCAACAAAAATATTCTTTCTACAGTATGTAGCAGGTAGAAGAGGTTGTTAAAATCACAGACGTTGCTCGACTACAATCCATCTCATGGTAACTGCACTGACCTAATAGGATTTTACTGTATTgctcattttattgaaaatgaccaCATTTCAGAaaaattattctaatacatttttaCAATTTTACCTTAAGAGGGTAACATTAACATAAACAATATTGAAAGGTTCTGTACATGTTTGTCCAGAAACATCTTAATAAACTTGCAAGGTCTGAATAGACATTCAAACACCTTTGTCATGAAGCATAGGTATTTTAAACAAGACCATCTATAACATTCCCAAAACTAGCGGCTGCTAGAGCTCCCCATATTCAGCATGTAGGACCAGAGTTTGGTGGCATATCTATTGTGCCTGGCATCCAACTGAAAAGGTCTGTTGAAAGGAATATTGTGAGATGCTGTATGTCAGTCAGCTGTTCTAAGCCAATCAAAATCACCAGTAGTTTTGCTTAACAAGGTTGTTAACAGATGAAAAACGAGGCTCTAGTAATGCCCAATTGTACTTTCAGGTGGATGACAGGCCCACTATATAATCCCCAAAGCCTGGTTCTGGGAGTTTCTAGCAACTAATAATGGTTATCTCCTGCTGGGAGCAAGTTTATCTCCTGGTTacctttatcattaatttttaggTTTAATGTTCCTTTAATTTGCCACCAGTTCCTACTGAATTGCCTCAGGCCAAAAGATGTCAGGAATCCATTATTCACAGCagacatttttatatttccaATTGTATATGTTTAAGCAATATAATTGTCTATAAAAGtgtgcaaaaataaaatacttcTGATATAGTAAGACATTTTAGTATGTATTACCTTGTCTGTTGAGAGGCCTTGTAAATTGCCTTCGTAATGGAGATCCTAATCTTGAATTAAGCATTCTTTGACGTAGTAAGGAAGACTGATAGGTTGGAGAAGCAGTACGTGCAGGCGTTGTAGTTGGTGGAGTAGTAGTCCTATGTATTGATGATCTGCCATAATGCAGTTGTCGAGATATTGATGGAAGTAAACGGTAAGGTGAGGCTCTGGTGGTGCTTTGAGGTCGACTTGTTGTTGGAGAAACAGTTGTAGTTGTTTTCTTTGGTAAAGCAAATCGCTTAGAATTCATATAAGAGGAAGAAACTGCGGGGGGCTTATGACTATTTTCTTTGAGGGTAGGGGGAGCACTTAATGTCTCTTCATCTtccaattttgtaaaatctgtttccagagactgtttattattattaatattaccaTTTCTATTTCTGTTTTTAAGGTAACGAACATTAGAGTATGAAGATAATCTTGTCCTCGCAGGAAATTTTTCTTTTTCTGGTgagggctgttttgaagggacatcCCTTGTGTCTAAAGTTGAAATATCAGACTTTGTTGAATATGCAGGAACATGTTTAACAGGTAGATCAATTCCAGAGGAAGAAACCTTGctcgattttttttcattttccgacATGATACTGCCAGGGGTCCTATAAATTGGTCTCGACTCCGAAATAGGCATTGATCTAGAAAGAGAGAGGGACTCTCTGTCCGATGTAGAAATTTTTGCCTGGTGTTGACTATGGTTGTCTTCCTCTATATCAAAAGTATCATGTGATTGCACCAAAGAGTCACGAGATAATGATGTAGAAGAATCATGTCCTTGTTTTTCAAAACTTTTCTTTGAGTCAACATTTCTGTTGCTTGGTAATAATGCAGAACCAAAGCTAGATTCAGTAGTTGGTTTTGAGTACAGTGCTAAACCTGTACTTTGCTTTCTGTGCATATTGTGagtattttttctttcttctggaTGGTCTTCATGTACCTGAGAATTACTTGTTTTTTCACTAGAATGTGAGCCGACAGATGGAATTTGACCTTCTTTAGATGTTATTATaccttgcagaggctcagatattATAGCAACATTGTTCTTTTTGACTGGTACATTATGTATTCCTGTGTTTTGCTTGGAGGATGTAGATATTTTCTTGTCTCCTTTCTTGGATACCTGAATTGCAGAAGTATGGGCTGAATGCTTTTCTTCTGACTTTTTCATGTCTTTCTTTTGGTTAGACGTGACATGAGAAGATCTGGAAGACAAGTCAGATGAACCTAAGTCAGGATCCTTTTTCCTAGCATGTACCTCTAGTAAATTTCCCTGattcgttttttttacagccttTGGAGCTAATGTGGTTGGCACAACTGTAGTTGATGTAGTAGTTTGAGTAGTTGTAACTGGCTGAAACTTCGATTCTCCATTAGATGTTATTTTATTTCCAACATTGGCTCTGACCTGAGAGCTTCTCCTCCTGTAGTATTCTAGTAGAGATAAAGCTGATTTTCCAGAATAAGATGGGATCTGTTGCGGTTTACTAGAAGATGCTTCTTTTTTATGAGTGACTACTACAttttgtttattaattttactaGGCAATGGTGTttcagtagtagttgtagtagcagcTGTAGTAGCAGTCGTTGTTgtcatagtagtagtagtagtagtagtagtagctgttGTAGTAGAAGTAGGAGAAAAAGTAGTAGAAGAAACCGGTTTTACAATACCTCTTACCATTGTTTGTTTTCTAGTTTTGGGATCAGACATTTTTGAGGAACGATGACCATTAAAAGTTTTAGTTTTAATATCATGCAAGCCTGTatctgagtctctgctctctttaTGAGCATGTAGGTCTGAATTTACAGAATCGCGTATAGAGAGTGTTGTTTCTTTATTTAGAGGGATAGAGAAATGTGCTTGTCTGGTATCAACTTTTGGAGATGGAACAAGACTAGAGTGTTTTTGCCCAACAGAAGTAGATTTAGAATTACGGTCAATTTTACTTTGATCTCTTTCTACTTCATCCACACTTATTTGAGTAAGAACAGGCTTTTGATGTGTAGACACTTTTGCTAGATGATTTTTCCTAGTATTTACAGATGTAGGTTCTTTCCTTGCTGGATTAGATATTGAAGAAGTTgatctaattttttctaaatcatGCCTACTGTCAACATTCACACTGCTTTTACCCTGTGTGTCTACAAACTGTACATTTGAACTGTCCCTTTCTCTGTTTTCATTAGCTATTTCTTCATCATTCTTAGAAGAATGTTTATCTTCTATTGTGTCATGATTATCTGACTCCTCAATTTGTAAATCCTTAGTTTCATTGTCATCTACTGCTACTGTAGGTGGTGGTGCAGGTTTATGTTCAATTATTCTGCGTCCAACATTTTGTGAATTTGTTCTAAGTGGTCTTCTGCCAGCATTTGAATTAAATCGATTATTTAACATTGGACGAAATTGTCTTCTTGGGCTTGGTGTTGAAATTTTAGGGATTAATGTTGTGGTTTCCATATCATCAGTCACTTCCATTGAGTGAGTGTTGACCTCATGCTCTCTAAAATTGGTCTTTGGGAAAGGGTGCTGTATGTCTTCTTCCACTGATTCTGAAGAAATAACATTATCAGTATTTCTTTCCTCTTTAGAAAACGCCTCTCTATGAGATTGATGATAAAGATCCTTGGCTGCAGTACCTACAAAATCATAGAAAATATGTCATCATATAGATAAGCACTTACACAAAATTGTGATTACTTCAGACTGATTAATCGAGAAaggaaaaaatgcataaaaacaaTTATGAATATGGAAAACATCTAAAAGCAAATAAATCTTACAAAATAAAGAAACGTAAACATTAGATGCAATAACATTggacctcatttatcaaaactttcTTACAGAAAAAGTGACTTTCctgcccatagcaactaatcacgtgcttttttatttttgtagagcagtttaaagggaatgtgttgccagaaaaacatgttgttttttttttaattaaacatttagtgtgtaggtgattaaacattgttcaaattttttttatttttttcacgagtcaggaaatattataaattagattctaatttataatatttcccattgctggtcactagatggagctattcccaaaattgcagcattgcaaaattgggtaaaaagccctcgctctagtgagctctcagcatccccccctcctttatcctggctagtgccgggataaacgaggggtttgaacggtctatcctcctacactgtgtgtcgccattttttgagctaacacacagtgtagtaggttaacatacagtagtaaacgtacacaaacacgaacatacattgaaatctcttacctgctcctgccgccgcggctccctccggcccgtccgctccgtctgctgccgctggtccaagtgcacaagtccggaagccgcgaccggaagtagtaatcttactgtccggccgcgacttccggtccacaggaaaatggcgccggacggcgccaatttcaaattggactgtgtgggagcggcgcatgcgcagttcccacacagacggcgtacacagaagtggatgggacgggagccgttcgcagtccctatgggactgtggctgccgtattccatgtctgtatgtgtcgttaatcgacacatacagaaatggaacaaaaaatggcagcccccatagggaagaaaaagtgtaaaaataagaaaaagtaaaacacaaacacacaaataaatataaacgtttttaataaagcactaacatctttaacatatgaaaaaaaaatttgtgatgacactgttcctttaagaaatgaaagctgagctctgattggttggcaTGCGCAACAAGTCCAGtttttttctgttagacagttttgataaataaggcccatGTTTCTCTAATCAGTATTCCATAACATTTACAAAAATTAACTGGATATGTTTGTTAGCAtgctttaaaggggatgtcccaaCAGGACAACCCCTGTTAGGGCATAGGGACATCTTAGAGGGAGTTCCGCTCAGAACATCCTCTATAAGCCAAAGCACAAGTCAACTTAAATAAGTGTCTTTTGcatttgggaggcgcataagtgCGTAGTGCGCGGTTCCTTCATTCATATTCGTTCCAAACTAAAGAGGGAGCAGACTGCACACCTGCTGGATCTCTTGTCCCGCATACATAGgttggaacagtcccataaggcCTCCCAGGACCGGGTTGTGGGGGCGGAGCTGGGGCTGCTGAGAGTTCAGGTTCATTCGCTCTGTCTTTCCAAGGCTAGGGCCTCCCCAGTTAAATGCAGTCGGCActtttacaaatttagtaataaacCTGGTAGGACCCTGGCGCGGGCACTTAGGAAAACCCATTCTCGGACAGATGTTCCTCATGTTCAAGCTTCACACAATAGGCGTTTGAAACTTCCCCATGACATCTTGGAGGCCTTCCGTGCCTATTACCACTATCTTTATAATCTTCCTCGGGTCCCTTCATCTCCGAATGGAGGGAGCCACATGGAGAAGATTGAGATATATCTCCGGTCctcagggatgaaatgtatcccccaAGAGGCTATCGCTGCCCTGGAGGCTCCTATTTCATCGGAGGAGTTATCGTGGGCATTGAAGGACTCGCCAGCAGGGAAGGCGCTGGGCCCGGATGGACTACCTTTGCAATACTATAAGGCCTGCTCGTTTCTGCTCTCACCCCATTTTCTACACGCCTTCAACTTACTCACTGAGGGGAGTTCCCTTCCTCAAGATACGTTGAGGGCCCACATCACGGTgatacccaaagaggggaaggacccATCCAAGTGCCAAAATTATCGCCCCATATCTTTGTTAAACGTAGATCTAAAGCTGTTTGTGAAGATTCCGGCCAATAGGATGACTCCACGGCTACATAATGTCA
This genomic stretch from Rhinoderma darwinii isolate aRhiDar2 chromosome 4, aRhiDar2.hap1, whole genome shotgun sequence harbors:
- the FNDC1 gene encoding fibronectin type III domain-containing protein 1 is translated as MGFLFRKQRERLRQLLDALVRSSVWGCTTEGISCIQGYLLVVSILLPPFFPTCFGSFLSRMAPRSRTSRRMPAFLSILALMLLTLLDTSAAVTEKKSPSRTFRVRARNSDNRSPLPQTAGMRTVRRFRGNPSNLGESTRRVNYAPVRPVGRNEDNKPRASESVHVVSLQSMNPQGKSQPVYRAAVTKLKIPEDDYIMEPKEVGVRVLSSQSMLVTWVDPQYEKSPKVDSNRHYTIRYREKGESARWDYKQINTRRALIDKLNPDAMYEFSVRISQGDQESQWSSSVFQRTPESAPTTAPENLYVELLRGKPTSVRVMWDELTDSAGKIKEYIVSYAPAMKPFGGKSLPYSGTSTSAIVDGLQPGERYIFKIRAANRRGQGPQSKAFTVTIPVGTAAKDLYHQSHREAFSKEERNTDNVISSESVEEDIQHPFPKTNFREHEVNTHSMEVTDDMETTTLIPKISTPSPRRQFRPMLNNRFNSNAGRRPLRTNSQNVGRRIIEHKPAPPPTVAVDDNETKDLQIEESDNHDTIEDKHSSKNDEEIANENRERDSSNVQFVDTQGKSSVNVDSRHDLEKIRSTSSISNPARKEPTSVNTRKNHLAKVSTHQKPVLTQISVDEVERDQSKIDRNSKSTSVGQKHSSLVPSPKVDTRQAHFSIPLNKETTLSIRDSVNSDLHAHKESRDSDTGLHDIKTKTFNGHRSSKMSDPKTRKQTMVRGIVKPVSSTTFSPTSTTTATTTTTTTTMTTTTATTAATTTTTETPLPSKINKQNVVVTHKKEASSSKPQQIPSYSGKSALSLLEYYRRRSSQVRANVGNKITSNGESKFQPVTTTQTTTSTTVVPTTLAPKAVKKTNQGNLLEVHARKKDPDLGSSDLSSRSSHVTSNQKKDMKKSEEKHSAHTSAIQVSKKGDKKISTSSKQNTGIHNVPVKKNNVAIISEPLQGIITSKEGQIPSVGSHSSEKTSNSQVHEDHPEERKNTHNMHRKQSTGLALYSKPTTESSFGSALLPSNRNVDSKKSFEKQGHDSSTSLSRDSLVQSHDTFDIEEDNHSQHQAKISTSDRESLSLSRSMPISESRPIYRTPGSIMSENEKKSSKVSSSGIDLPVKHVPAYSTKSDISTLDTRDVPSKQPSPEKEKFPARTRLSSYSNVRYLKNRNRNGNINNNKQSLETDFTKLEDEETLSAPPTLKENSHKPPAVSSSYMNSKRFALPKKTTTTVSPTTSRPQSTTRASPYRLLPSISRQLHYGRSSIHRTTTPPTTTPARTASPTYQSSLLRQRMLNSRLGSPLRRQFTRPLNRQGNSGTPNLASRVNTNGNTPSSNTGSLNGQRMIYGPEGTKWVVDLNRGVILNTEGRYLQDSQGKPLRVKLGGDGRTIVDLNGTPVVSPDGLPLFGHGRFSKPVASAQDRPVMSLGGRPLRGLEVARTTRPTTTRMTTTPTTTMTTTLPPTTTIITTPEPTTVEPTTEEPFIPTCAPGSFAQYDEEGNMIMGPDDKPDCYTEDSYSGQDLIVTTEAAERVTYFDLDQDYELIETTRRPIQTTTTRPPIIIEEPEIRSFDDNLVSEFDATGKKRFTAPYVSYISKDPNTPCSLTDALEHFQVDNLADLLPKEMKEELLPPKNISYNITVVAVEGCHSFVILDWAKPKQGDFITGYLVYSASYDDYLKNKWSTGTAGGTNFPIENLKPNTRYYFQIQARNPHGLGPMSPYVSFVTESDNPLLIVRPPGGEPIWIPYVFKHDSGYSGCHGKQYVKRTWYRKFVGVILCNSLRYKIYLSENLRDTFYTIGDSWGRGEDHCQFVDSYMEGKTDPFSEFQVMPPIKGYYRQYTQEPVMFGQIGYGTPHNYVGWYECGVPIPGKW